Proteins encoded together in one Oceanobacillus iheyensis HTE831 window:
- a CDS encoding ATP-grasp domain-containing protein — MSKIYVLHENMEWTDHLIKRLDELELPYEDWLLQEGHIDLLSEPPEGIFYNRMSASSHTRGNRYAPEFTNAVLAWLEFHGRTVINGSRALQLEVSKVQQYLELERFGVKTPKTAAAVGKANILKAAEQFEGTSFITKHNRAGKGLGVQLFRSTQALQSYVNSSEFEEPIDGVTLLQEYIVSPEAYITRCEFVGGKFVYAVRVDTSEGFELCPADACSVEDLFCPAEGEVEKPAKFQVREGFSHPIIEQYETVLAANDIQIAGIEFIEDADGNIYTYDINTNTNYNSEAEDNHGSYGMLEVAKFLERELEQLTVKK, encoded by the coding sequence ATGAGTAAAATTTATGTTTTACATGAAAATATGGAATGGACGGACCACCTTATAAAACGATTGGATGAATTGGAACTTCCTTATGAAGATTGGTTACTTCAAGAAGGGCATATAGATCTACTAAGTGAACCGCCAGAGGGTATATTTTATAATCGTATGAGCGCATCCTCACATACAAGAGGTAATCGTTATGCCCCTGAATTTACAAATGCGGTGTTAGCTTGGTTAGAGTTTCATGGTAGAACGGTGATTAATGGTAGTCGTGCTCTACAGTTGGAAGTAAGTAAGGTTCAACAATACTTGGAACTAGAAAGATTTGGTGTGAAAACGCCTAAAACAGCTGCAGCAGTTGGGAAAGCAAATATCTTAAAAGCGGCAGAACAGTTTGAAGGAACAAGTTTTATTACCAAACATAATCGAGCAGGAAAAGGCTTAGGTGTACAGTTATTTCGTTCAACACAAGCTCTCCAATCTTATGTGAATAGTAGTGAATTTGAAGAACCAATTGATGGTGTAACATTATTGCAAGAGTATATTGTATCTCCAGAGGCTTATATCACTCGTTGTGAGTTCGTTGGTGGGAAATTTGTTTATGCCGTTCGAGTAGATACTTCAGAAGGATTTGAGCTATGTCCTGCAGATGCTTGCTCGGTGGAAGATTTATTTTGTCCAGCTGAAGGAGAAGTTGAAAAACCAGCTAAATTCCAAGTGCGGGAAGGATTTAGTCACCCAATAATAGAACAATATGAAACAGTTTTAGCGGCTAATGATATTCAAATCGCTGGAATTGAGTTTATCGAAGATGCAGATGGGAATATTTATACGTATGATATAAATACAAACACGAATTATAATTCAGAAGCAGAAGATAACCATGGCTCGTATGGAATGTTAGAAGTCGCGAAATTCTTAGAAAGAGAATTAGAACAGCTTACAGTTAAAAAGTAA
- a CDS encoding LLM class flavin-dependent oxidoreductase: MKYGFWLPIFGGWLRNVEDEQMPPTFEYAKQVIQHAEEWGYDTTLIAELYLNDIKGIEANSLEALTTAAGLAAVTDKIEIMTAVRPIYHNPAVLAKMAANIDQLSGGRFTLNVVSGWWSEEAKQYGGDFTEHDERYDRTVEFLEVLKGLWTEETFSYHGKFYQVENAKLAPKPIQQPNPILYAGGESEKGKRVISTLCDAYVMHGGTVPEIQDKIANMKNRRNSLNKAALQSFSMAAYVICRDSEEEAFQELERITSIKDDKGYAGMKDFTSKSQLEQQVQIKDYSVSNRGLRPNLVGTPEQIAERIIEYEKVGLDQLLLQCSPQLEELERFAKQVMPRVEELRKKTSTLN, translated from the coding sequence ATGAAGTATGGTTTCTGGTTGCCGATTTTTGGAGGGTGGTTGCGTAATGTAGAAGATGAACAGATGCCTCCTACTTTTGAATATGCAAAACAGGTAATTCAGCACGCGGAAGAATGGGGATATGATACGACTTTAATTGCTGAGTTATATTTAAATGATATTAAAGGGATAGAAGCAAATTCTTTAGAAGCTTTGACAACAGCGGCTGGGTTAGCTGCTGTAACAGACAAAATCGAAATTATGACAGCGGTTAGGCCGATATATCATAATCCAGCAGTACTAGCGAAAATGGCAGCTAATATCGATCAATTAAGCGGAGGTAGGTTCACGCTAAATGTAGTTTCTGGATGGTGGTCAGAAGAAGCAAAACAATATGGTGGGGACTTTACTGAGCATGATGAGCGGTATGATAGAACGGTCGAATTCCTAGAGGTCTTAAAAGGGCTATGGACGGAAGAGACATTCTCTTACCACGGTAAGTTTTATCAAGTGGAGAATGCGAAATTAGCGCCAAAACCAATCCAACAACCGAATCCAATTTTATATGCTGGTGGAGAAAGTGAAAAAGGAAAGAGAGTAATTTCTACTCTATGTGATGCATATGTGATGCATGGTGGCACTGTACCAGAAATTCAAGATAAAATTGCTAATATGAAAAATCGGAGAAATAGTCTTAATAAAGCAGCTTTGCAATCATTTAGTATGGCTGCGTATGTGATATGCAGAGATTCGGAGGAAGAAGCATTTCAAGAGTTGGAGAGAATTACATCAATAAAAGATGATAAGGGATATGCAGGAATGAAAGACTTTACTTCAAAATCCCAACTAGAACAACAAGTGCAAATAAAAGATTACTCTGTATCGAATAGAGGACTACGTCCGAATCTTGTAGGCACACCTGAACAAATTGCCGAAAGAATAATAGAATATGAAAAAGTAGGGTTGGATCAGCTCTTATTACAATGCTCGCCTCAATTGGAAGAGCTAGAACGATTTGCTAAGCAAGTGATGCCTAGAGTGGAAGAATTAAGAAAGAAGACATCTACGTTAAACTAA
- the ssuE gene encoding NADPH-dependent FMN reductase, which produces MNNIVTLSGSPSELSRSEKVLHYLGNQLSEQKFYVTHISVKDVPYEDLFTGNFRSTAIKNITQKIQMADGVIVGSPVYKGAYSGVLKALIDILPQDVLKHTPVLPIMTGGSPAHLLAVEYTLKPVLATLKAHNLKGLYFLDEQINKHRDIPIADDEILQRTKKQVDYFAQMVEGTSTQALTTYL; this is translated from the coding sequence ATGAACAACATTGTGACATTGTCCGGCAGCCCCTCCGAACTATCTAGATCTGAAAAAGTACTACATTATTTAGGGAATCAATTAAGTGAACAGAAATTCTATGTGACCCATATTTCTGTTAAAGATGTACCCTATGAGGATTTATTCACAGGAAATTTCCGTAGTACAGCCATTAAGAACATCACTCAAAAAATTCAAATGGCTGACGGTGTCATTGTTGGTTCTCCTGTTTATAAAGGAGCGTATTCAGGTGTATTGAAAGCATTAATTGATATCCTGCCTCAAGATGTACTAAAGCACACACCAGTATTACCAATTATGACCGGAGGCAGCCCTGCACATTTATTAGCAGTTGAGTACACGTTAAAACCGGTTCTTGCAACCCTAAAAGCACATAATCTCAAAGGGTTATACTTTTTAGATGAACAAATCAACAAACATCGCGATATCCCTATTGCCGATGATGAGATACTACAAAGAACGAAGAAACAAGTGGACTATTTTGCTCAGATGGTTGAAGGAACATCAACACAAGCATTAACAACTTATTTATGA
- a CDS encoding superoxide dismutase family protein, whose translation MKKQWVYLLSFMVIALFLMACGDDQSDEENQDKGEEAVESNATAEEEVLVSLENNEGQVVGTATLTEGEEGVQISLEGENLPAGEHGFHIHEAGKCELPNFESAGSHYNPTNAKHGFNHPEGPHAGDLENITVEEDGTVQTEVDAPMVTLQADTENTLYTEQGTSLIIHSGPDDYKSQPSGDAGDRIACGVIGE comes from the coding sequence GTGAAAAAACAATGGGTATATTTATTGTCGTTTATGGTAATTGCGCTGTTCCTGATGGCTTGCGGTGATGATCAATCAGATGAAGAAAATCAGGATAAAGGTGAAGAAGCGGTAGAATCGAATGCAACTGCGGAAGAGGAAGTTTTAGTGTCGCTAGAAAATAATGAAGGACAAGTAGTTGGAACAGCTACTTTAACAGAAGGTGAAGAAGGGGTTCAGATTTCATTAGAAGGTGAAAATCTTCCAGCAGGAGAACATGGTTTTCATATTCATGAAGCAGGTAAATGTGAATTGCCAAATTTTGAATCAGCAGGATCACATTATAATCCGACAAATGCTAAGCACGGGTTCAATCATCCAGAAGGACCTCATGCAGGTGATTTAGAGAACATTACCGTAGAGGAAGATGGAACAGTTCAGACAGAGGTAGATGCACCAATGGTGACTCTACAGGCTGATACAGAGAATACGTTGTATACTGAACAAGGAACCTCATTAATAATTCATTCAGGTCCAGATGATTATAAGTCTCAGCCATCTGGTGATGCAGGAGATCGTATTGCATGTGGTGTCATAGGAGAGTAA
- a CDS encoding DoxX family protein, with the protein MMNFIRNHKVAAGLWTIIRVYIGYVWLTSGLGKIMGGEFDASGFLQGAIAQTGGEHPTVQAWWGAFLEAVALPNAELFTVLVMWGEVLVGIALILGLFTNFAALMGITMNFAFLFSGTVSTNAQMVLLTIFIIVAGANAGKYGVDRWVMPYMKHTWKNRKQKQNKTTLAA; encoded by the coding sequence ATGATGAATTTTATTAGAAATCATAAGGTAGCTGCTGGTCTATGGACAATAATTCGAGTGTATATTGGTTATGTTTGGTTAACAAGTGGTTTAGGTAAAATAATGGGAGGAGAGTTTGATGCAAGTGGTTTCTTACAAGGAGCTATTGCTCAAACTGGTGGAGAACATCCAACAGTTCAAGCTTGGTGGGGCGCCTTTTTAGAAGCTGTTGCTCTTCCGAACGCAGAGTTATTTACTGTTTTAGTAATGTGGGGAGAAGTACTGGTAGGGATAGCATTAATTCTTGGTTTATTCACAAACTTCGCTGCTTTAATGGGTATCACTATGAACTTCGCGTTCTTATTTAGTGGAACAGTCAGCACAAATGCACAGATGGTATTACTGACAATCTTTATCATTGTGGCTGGAGCTAATGCTGGTAAATACGGTGTGGATCGTTGGGTAATGCCGTATATGAAACACACATGGAAAAATAGAAAGCAGAAACAAAATAAGACAACACTAGCTGCTTGA
- a CDS encoding ABC transporter ATP-binding protein, translating to MEPLLHVQNLKKSFKDKQALKGISFEVHRGEIMAILGPNGAGKSTTIRNIMGIMYPDSGTIQFNYNGKGIPKNKIGYLPEERGLYKNVKVMDILLYLADLKDYPIQQAKERVLYYLKKFDLEGKENVSVEELSKGMGQKVQFIGSIIHEPDLLILDEPFSGLDPVSQDIFKDEISQLAANGTAILLSSHQMNLVEEMCDRLFMIQNGQKVIYGTLDDVKKQYANYKCTISGKNSMEQMQTIPNVDRIEQNGDTIVLHLESDVNPPLWLQQLPEDLHISELKLNRISLHEIFIDIATDQHLMKKGEDEIYA from the coding sequence GTGGAGCCTTTATTACATGTTCAAAACTTAAAAAAATCTTTTAAGGATAAACAAGCTTTAAAAGGAATATCATTTGAAGTTCACCGTGGTGAAATCATGGCTATTCTAGGCCCTAATGGTGCAGGAAAATCCACCACTATCCGTAATATCATGGGGATTATGTACCCTGATAGTGGGACTATTCAATTTAATTATAATGGGAAAGGTATCCCCAAAAATAAAATCGGATATTTACCTGAAGAAAGAGGATTGTACAAAAATGTAAAGGTAATGGATATCCTATTATATTTAGCGGATTTAAAAGATTATCCAATTCAACAAGCAAAAGAACGAGTACTTTATTACTTAAAAAAATTTGATCTAGAAGGTAAAGAAAATGTCTCTGTAGAAGAACTGTCCAAGGGGATGGGACAGAAAGTACAATTCATTGGTTCCATTATCCATGAACCTGATCTACTAATTTTAGATGAGCCTTTTTCAGGATTAGATCCAGTCAGTCAGGACATTTTTAAAGATGAAATCTCGCAACTAGCTGCTAATGGAACAGCAATTTTACTTTCCTCTCATCAAATGAATTTAGTAGAAGAAATGTGTGATCGATTATTTATGATTCAAAATGGACAAAAAGTAATTTACGGTACATTAGATGACGTAAAAAAACAGTATGCTAACTACAAATGTACCATTTCAGGAAAAAATAGCATGGAACAAATGCAAACGATTCCTAACGTTGACCGAATTGAACAAAATGGAGATACCATTGTCCTCCATCTTGAATCTGATGTGAATCCACCACTTTGGTTACAACAGCTCCCTGAGGATTTACATATATCAGAACTTAAGCTTAATCGCATATCACTTCATGAGATATTTATTGATATTGCGACCGACCAGCATCTAATGAAGAAAGGAGAGGATGAGATTTATGCGTAA
- a CDS encoding ABC transporter permease, which yields MRNAWKVAKWELKRNLKNKTFVIGLFISPLLLLFFYFIGSLFSDSNESEQMTVYVNDQMEVFSEFENIVDQQGFDWQIESTDVSQAELDEVEEDNTAYLFIFEEALQSGFVPMHLSEDVDPAFIGQVQSLSAPLQAIRASDSGLSDQQAEQLLQPVVFIDETTIDANEESAAMTDTLQQMVPGIFAGVIMLSIVFTGMAIFQSASQEKKDKIAEIILSSLTPSELMQGKIIGYFILGLIQVIVFIGIILPVAVWQLDIPILEYIFVPETILLVFIALLSYLMFAAIFVGIGATMADVTTAGNFQGMVMMLPFLPFILAGPVISDPNGIVATVSTYIPFTSPGVLLLRLTFLEEWPWIEIIISLAILIVSIVIFMKLAGKIFQVGILMYGKNATPKEIWKWIRA from the coding sequence ATGCGTAATGCTTGGAAAGTTGCCAAATGGGAATTAAAACGTAACCTAAAAAATAAAACATTTGTCATTGGACTATTTATCTCGCCCCTTCTACTTCTTTTCTTTTATTTCATCGGCAGCCTATTTTCAGATTCAAATGAATCAGAACAAATGACAGTGTATGTAAATGATCAGATGGAAGTATTTTCAGAGTTTGAAAATATTGTAGATCAGCAAGGGTTTGATTGGCAAATAGAATCAACTGATGTCAGTCAAGCAGAGTTAGATGAAGTAGAAGAGGATAATACTGCATATCTGTTTATCTTTGAAGAAGCATTACAGTCAGGTTTTGTCCCTATGCATTTAAGTGAAGATGTTGATCCTGCATTTATTGGTCAAGTTCAATCTTTAAGTGCTCCTCTTCAAGCGATACGAGCTTCTGATTCTGGACTCTCTGATCAGCAAGCTGAGCAGTTATTACAACCAGTAGTATTTATAGATGAGACAACAATTGATGCAAATGAAGAATCAGCAGCAATGACAGATACATTGCAGCAAATGGTACCAGGTATTTTCGCGGGAGTAATTATGCTTTCCATCGTTTTTACTGGTATGGCAATTTTCCAAAGTGCTTCGCAAGAAAAGAAGGATAAAATTGCAGAAATCATTCTTTCTTCATTAACACCGTCGGAACTAATGCAGGGAAAAATTATCGGTTATTTTATACTTGGATTAATTCAGGTTATCGTATTTATTGGGATTATTCTTCCAGTTGCTGTATGGCAACTTGATATTCCCATACTGGAATATATATTCGTTCCAGAAACCATCTTATTAGTATTTATTGCTCTATTAAGCTATTTAATGTTTGCCGCTATCTTTGTAGGGATTGGTGCAACAATGGCTGATGTAACTACTGCTGGAAATTTCCAAGGCATGGTAATGATGCTTCCATTCTTACCATTTATTTTAGCCGGTCCAGTCATCAGCGACCCTAACGGAATTGTTGCAACCGTAAGTACGTATATACCTTTTACTTCTCCTGGGGTACTGCTATTACGGCTTACCTTTTTAGAAGAATGGCCATGGATAGAAATTATCATTTCATTAGCCATTTTAATTGTGAGCATTGTTATCTTTATGAAGCTAGCAGGTAAGATCTTTCAAGTTGGTATCCTTATGTATGGTAAGAATGCAACGCCTAAAGAAATTTGGAAATGGATACGAGCGTAA
- a CDS encoding flavodoxin family protein, with the protein MSVIVFHGSTREHGNTELLTYRAIPKEVGTHIYLREYQIEPIVDQRHDEEGFDKVEDDHQLLIDQLLQHDTIVFATPIYWYSMSTPMKTFIDRWSQILRHPNYSHFREALSKKNVYAIIVGGDNPHIKGLPLVQQFQYICQFYQMDFSGYVIGKASKPGDILNDHRALQAASHLLPSIK; encoded by the coding sequence ATGAGTGTAATTGTTTTTCACGGTTCAACTAGGGAGCATGGAAATACAGAATTATTAACCTATCGTGCTATCCCGAAGGAAGTAGGTACACATATATATTTACGAGAGTACCAAATCGAGCCAATTGTTGATCAGCGCCATGATGAAGAAGGCTTTGATAAAGTAGAAGATGATCATCAATTACTCATAGATCAATTATTGCAACACGATACGATTGTTTTTGCTACGCCTATCTATTGGTATAGCATGTCAACTCCAATGAAAACTTTTATTGATCGTTGGTCACAAATATTAAGACACCCAAACTACTCACATTTCAGAGAAGCTTTATCTAAAAAGAACGTATATGCAATTATTGTTGGTGGGGATAACCCACATATTAAAGGTTTACCTTTAGTACAACAATTTCAATATATTTGTCAATTTTATCAAATGGATTTTAGTGGATACGTTATTGGAAAAGCAAGTAAGCCAGGAGATATCCTGAATGATCATCGGGCATTACAAGCTGCTTCCCATCTTTTACCTTCAATTAAATAA
- a CDS encoding N-acetylmuramoyl-L-alanine amidase has protein sequence MKRKTSIATLFSMILIVMFSYLFSPAITHANGTDTYEVSSSTLNIRSAPSNESSIVGQFVKGNQLTTFKEQYDWVQTYYGGKEVWVAKHHLVPVSTSNVSSTTSEMKENISVTVAAESVMIRAGAGTNYKNTHSAYQGDEFDVISSQGDWYQVKLPNGETGWIASWLTTEVGGVVSESTASDSSNSESVTNAPEQQPASSGSLAGYTIVIDPGHGGKDPGSIGLGDVWEKDIVYSTSNHVVNQLKEAGANVITTRSGDYFVSLEERARISNDYQTDAFISIHYDSFPLLSVSGTTTYYAHKEDQPLAADIQSSIASSVELTNRGSMQANYKVLRDTTAPSVLLELGFISNQYDVNIVQTDDYQRRVATAITNGLIQYFK, from the coding sequence ATGAAGAGAAAAACATCTATTGCAACACTTTTTAGCATGATATTGATTGTCATGTTTAGCTATTTATTTTCACCAGCTATTACTCATGCTAATGGTACTGATACATACGAAGTAAGCTCTTCTACTTTAAATATTCGCAGTGCACCTTCTAATGAATCTAGTATTGTAGGTCAATTTGTTAAAGGTAACCAACTTACGACATTCAAAGAGCAATATGACTGGGTTCAGACATATTATGGCGGAAAAGAAGTTTGGGTAGCGAAACATCATTTAGTGCCAGTTTCAACTTCCAACGTATCTTCTACTACGTCAGAAATGAAAGAGAACATATCTGTAACGGTTGCAGCTGAAAGTGTAATGATTCGTGCTGGAGCAGGAACGAATTATAAAAATACACACTCTGCCTATCAGGGTGATGAATTTGATGTGATTTCATCTCAAGGTGATTGGTACCAAGTTAAATTACCAAATGGAGAAACCGGTTGGATTGCTTCTTGGTTAACGACAGAGGTCGGTGGAGTTGTTAGCGAATCGACTGCAAGCGATAGTAGCAATTCTGAAAGTGTTACTAACGCTCCGGAACAACAACCAGCAAGTTCGGGTTCTCTAGCTGGGTATACAATTGTTATCGATCCTGGACATGGTGGTAAAGATCCTGGGTCAATTGGCCTTGGAGATGTTTGGGAGAAAGATATCGTATATAGTACTTCCAACCATGTAGTGAATCAATTAAAAGAAGCAGGAGCCAATGTAATTACGACTAGAAGTGGAGATTATTTTGTCTCGTTAGAAGAACGTGCACGGATTAGTAATGATTATCAAACAGATGCATTTATAAGTATACATTATGATTCATTCCCATTACTGTCTGTTAGTGGAACTACAACTTATTATGCGCATAAAGAGGATCAACCTTTAGCAGCTGATATCCAGTCTTCCATTGCTTCTTCAGTAGAACTTACTAACCGAGGCTCTATGCAAGCAAACTATAAGGTATTAAGAGATACAACTGCGCCATCTGTACTACTCGAACTTGGATTTATTAGTAATCAATATGACGTTAATATTGTGCAAACAGATGATTATCAACGCAGAGTAGCAACAGCAATTACCAATGGACTCATTCAATACTTTAAGTAA
- a CDS encoding ribonucleotide-diphosphate reductase subunit beta, translating to MQKVMLEKAKTLEPRNPNKSTKLFGGESSGILNWNDIAYPHWYKMYKRLVGNYWQADEVNMSSDVKQFSTLSKEEQDAYLKIIGLLSTLDAPQTRTALLISLYATDPSVQSIMAVIAQQEAVHNESYSYVLSSVVSWNEQNEAFQLGRTDELLLKRNEQLTEQYNAFVDNPSMENMLKTLVYTSLLEGMFFYSGFAFFYHLARQNKMVGTSTMISYINRDELEHGRFITELFRATLEENPSHNNAEFIDWIYDRFQQSVELEIEWSHYVLNKLEGIDMDDMDGYIKYRANKMLRMMGLEELYPQHVENPMKWVRAYVDNFDGTKTDFFEQKSRQYTKTSDLNGFDDL from the coding sequence ATGCAAAAAGTTATGCTTGAGAAAGCAAAAACATTAGAGCCTAGAAATCCAAATAAGTCCACAAAGCTATTTGGTGGGGAATCAAGCGGAATCTTAAATTGGAATGATATTGCTTATCCACATTGGTATAAAATGTACAAACGACTCGTAGGAAACTACTGGCAAGCAGATGAAGTAAATATGTCTAGTGATGTTAAGCAGTTTTCCACATTAAGTAAAGAAGAACAAGATGCGTACCTAAAAATAATAGGACTGTTATCCACATTGGATGCGCCACAAACAAGAACAGCTTTACTAATATCTTTATATGCAACTGATCCTTCTGTTCAATCTATTATGGCAGTAATAGCACAGCAAGAGGCAGTTCATAATGAAAGTTATTCTTACGTATTATCTTCTGTTGTTTCTTGGAATGAACAGAATGAAGCATTTCAATTAGGAAGAACAGATGAATTATTGTTAAAAAGAAATGAACAGCTAACCGAACAATACAATGCGTTTGTGGATAATCCAAGTATGGAAAACATGCTTAAAACACTTGTGTATACTTCTCTACTAGAAGGAATGTTTTTCTATTCAGGTTTTGCGTTCTTCTACCATTTAGCAAGACAAAATAAAATGGTAGGAACTTCTACAATGATTAGTTATATCAATCGTGATGAATTAGAGCATGGCCGATTTATAACCGAACTCTTCCGAGCAACTCTAGAAGAAAATCCATCTCATAACAATGCTGAATTTATTGATTGGATTTATGATCGTTTCCAACAATCAGTTGAGTTAGAGATTGAATGGTCTCATTATGTGTTAAATAAATTAGAAGGTATAGATATGGATGATATGGATGGTTATATCAAATATCGTGCTAACAAAATGTTGAGAATGATGGGATTAGAGGAACTATATCCACAGCATGTGGAAAATCCAATGAAGTGGGTTCGTGCATATGTGGACAACTTTGATGGTACGAAAACAGATTTCTTCGAACAGAAATCTCGTCAATATACCAAAACAAGTGATTTGAACGGTTTTGATGATTTATAA
- a CDS encoding flavodoxin, which yields MIIAYLTYSGNTEEVAFMIQDYLQKDGVEVDLHRIGIDAPFHPENYDLVFLGTFTWERGATPDEVKDFVWEIGYKPSNMVIFGTGDTQFGGDDLFCKAVDKLSHFYGSSHPVLKIEQSPRGYQQRAVYDWLEGVLHHAKSYA from the coding sequence ATGATCATAGCTTATCTAACCTATAGTGGTAATACAGAGGAAGTTGCCTTTATGATCCAAGATTATTTACAAAAGGATGGAGTTGAAGTGGATTTGCATCGAATCGGTATCGATGCTCCCTTCCATCCTGAGAACTATGATTTGGTGTTCTTAGGTACGTTTACTTGGGAGAGAGGAGCAACTCCAGATGAAGTAAAAGACTTTGTTTGGGAAATTGGGTATAAACCATCAAATATGGTTATCTTCGGAACAGGAGATACGCAATTTGGCGGGGACGATCTATTCTGTAAAGCTGTGGATAAGTTATCTCATTTTTATGGAAGCTCTCATCCAGTATTAAAAATTGAGCAGTCTCCGAGAGGTTATCAACAACGAGCTGTATATGATTGGCTAGAAGGAGTGTTACATCATGCAAAAAGTTATGCTTGA